GCTGATGAAAACCACGTGTCCAGCACGTCGGGGTCGCGTCTGAGCTCTACGTCATCTGGGATTTGCCCCTTTTCTCTGACCTCCTTTTCTGAATGCCCGACATACACTTGCCCTTTTGCATCGTACCAAGCGGGTATGCGGTGTCCCCACCAGATCTGTCGGCTAATGCACCAGTCCTCAATATGACGCATCCATTCAAAGTAGGTTTTGGCCCAACTCTCCGGGACAAACCGGATGTTGCCCTTTTCGACCGCTTCAATCGCTGGTTTTGCCAGCGGGCCCACCTGGACGAACCATTGATCCGTGAGGTAGGGCTCGATCACAGCGTGGGAGCGATCACCGCGGGGCACCATCAGACGATGTGTTTCAACGCGTTCCAATAACCCTTGCGCCTTCAGGTCCTCAATGATCTGCCTACGCGCATCGTATCGATCCATGCCGCGATACTCTTTTGGGATGAGTTCGTACGTGGCTACCGCCGATAAGCCTCCGCTGTCCGTCGACGCCCCCTCTTCAACAAATCCTGCGCGCTGGGCAAAGGAAATGTCGTCGGACGCCGCATCTTTCAGCCGTGCATCGATTTTGAAGATGTTAACGAGCCCCTCTAGGGGTTGATTGGCCAACGCCTTCTTGTGGCGAATCCACATTTGATAGTCGTTGTGGTCGTGTGCTGGCGTGACCTTGACGCAGCCGGTCCCGAACTTCGGGTCCACATGATCATCCGCTATCACCGGGATTGTGCGCCCCGTTAGCGGCAGCGAGACTTCTTTCCCGATCATGTTTCGGTAACGTCCGTCTTCGGGGTGTACTGCCACCGCGACATCCCCCAGCATTGTCTCGGGGCGTGTGGTGGCAACTGTCAGGTTGGCCTCCCCATCTGCCAATGGATAATGGATGTACCAAAGAGATCCGTCTTCTTCCGTGGAAATGACCTCAAGATCTGAGACGGCCGTGTGCAACACAGGATCCCAATTCACCAGCCGTTTTCCACGGTAGATAAGGCCCTCGTCATAGAGGCGTACGAACACCTCTCGTACCGCCCTTGACAACTGGCCTTCGTCGCCGGATTGCTCTTTGTCAAGGGTGAATCGTTCCCGCGACCAATCCATGGAGGATCCCATGCGCCGTAACTGCTGGGTGATATTGCCACCAGCCGCCTCTTTCCACTGCCAAACGGCTTCGATGAAATCCTCCCGGCCAAGGCTGTGACGGGTTTCACCTTTTTCCGCCAGCTGCCGTTCCACCACCATTTGCGTCGCAATTCCGGCATGATCTGTCCCGGACTGCCACAAGGTCTTGTCGCCTTTCATGCGGTGGTAGCGGATGAGTACGTCCATTAGCGTGTCCTGAAACGCGTGACCCATGTGCAGGCTGCCGGTAACGTTAGGTGGCGGTAGCATGATGCAGTAAGCGGGGCCATCGCCGCGCGGTGCGAAGTAGCCGCGTTGCTCCCACTCGACATACCAGCGCTGTTCAATGGCATGCGGGTTATAGGTCTTTTCCATTATGCGTTTTAGCGGTTGGCTTGCGAAAAATCGGGGCCGCGCGGTATCCGAGAATCGCTCAAGTCGATCATGTCAACGCGTATTCTGGCTTTGATGGCACAGGCTTGCAAAAGACCGCGGCTTTGCAACCGGGCAACTCAGAAACTTTCAGGAGCTTTGGAAGTCGTCTTTACCCACCCTTTTGGCCGTGGGGGTTTCCGTGTCCTGGGCAGATGGCGATGGCCCATGGGATTGTTTAGGGGGTTCTCTGCGACGGCCAGCGAGGACCTCGGCAAGCCGTGTTTCCAGATGCGCCTTAATCTCGCCCATCATGGTTGCTTTGGCATCGGCCATCAACTCGCCAAGCCTCATTTCAAGGATATCCTCGACTTCCTTGATGAGGCTTTGGTATGGGGTGGCTTGGTCTCGATCCAGCATATGGTGAGCGTGCGACCCTGAGATACTGTTGTCACCGAATGCTGCCTTGGAATCTTCTCCAAATTCTCCCGGTGCGATGAGATCGTCGAGCAATGGAATCTCAGGAACGTCTGGCGCATCCATCACCCCATTCGCATCATCATCGGCCAGCATCTCGCCCTTCCTTGGGGGCACACTTGCGTGGGGGCCTCCGTGCAGCAGATCTTCAAGTTCATTAACCAAGCCATCGAGGGCGCGCTCGGTGGCATTATCGTGGTGGGGGTTGTGATTGTCCGATGAGCCTGGATTACTCATGGCCTGAGTCGATGGTGTGGTTATGCAATGTATGTCCTTGCTCCCGGTAAAAGCGGTAGCGGTCTCGGGCGCGTTCGCGGGCCGCGCCGTGTTCATCCACCAGCTCGATGATCCTTGAGAATCGACTGACAAATGCCGGCACAGGATGCGACAGGTTGATCATTAAATCGGGTGCTTCCGGGGCATGCTCCCCGCAGCCTACTAGAATGGGCACGTCTTGCTCCTCATGACCCCGGACCAATTCATGCGGAAGAAAGGCGATATCCTTAAATGTCCATAGTAACTGGTCCATCGCCTCGGCTTCTGCAAGCGAACTGGCGTGTATGTAAACACGGTGCCCTTCGTGCCACGCTTTTTCTGCCAATGTGCAGGCGTAGCGATTTCTGTCTTCAGCGGTGGTATGAGCGAGCACGTAGAAATCCACACGGGCCATGGCTAATTATGGCATGGACCCTAACATAATTTCAGTTGCAACGGTCAAGGAGGTACTGCGCAAGGAGGGGGACTGGTCTGCCAGTTGCTCCTTTTTCTTTTCCACCAGTCCAGGCAGTCCCAGCAATATCCAGGTGGCTCCAATGAAACTGTTTGGTAAATCGTGACAAGAAACTAGCAGCGGTAATCGTGCCCGCTTCCCGTCCACCGACGTTGGCTATGTCGGCAAAGGGACTATCGAGTTGTTGATGATAATCCTCCCATAGCGGTAGTTGCCAGGCTCGGTCATTACTTGTTTTTCCGGCATTTAGTAGGTCATTGGCGAGCGGGCTATGATTACTTAAAAGGCCAGTTGCGTATTTACCTAGCGCGATAACGCAAGCACCTGTTAGCGTGGCGATGTCGATAACTACGTCTGGATTAAAACGCTCACAGTAGGTCAGTGCATCACAGAGAATTAAACGTCCTTCTGCGTCAGTGTTCAGGATTTCAATCGTCTGACCGGACAGGCTGGTGACGATATCGCCGGGTTTTGTGGCATTGCCGTTTGGCATGTTTTCTGTCGCCGGAATGACGCCGACGACGTTGATTGGCAGGTTAAGTTCTGCTGTAGTAGCGAGTGTTCCAAGCACGCTCGCTGCGCCACACATATCGAACTTCATCTCGTCCATTTGTGCCGCGGGTTTGATCGAAATCCCTCCAGAATCGAAAGTGACGCCCTTCCCGACGAGGACAACTGGCTTTGTATCTTTCGATGTACCGCGGTATTCCAGTGTGATGAGTTTGGCAGGCTCGTGACTACCGCGAGATACTGCGAGCAATGCCCCCATGCCAAGCTGCTCCATTTCCGCCTCATCCAATACCTTAATCTTGATTGACTTGTGAACTTTTTGTAGTTCTTTAGCCTGCTTGGCCAAGAATGTTGGGGTACAGATATTGCCCGGTAAGTTGGCGAGGTCTTTCGTGAGTTTAACGCCGTTCGCAATAGCCTGTCCTTCGGCAACCGCCTTATCGCCTATGGGAAGGGCACGCCGAGTCGGAACGCTCAGAATAATCTTTCGCAAAGGTCGTCGAGTGGAATTCTTCTTGCTTTTTAGTTCGTCAAACCGATATAGGGCATTTCGAGACACTTCAACCGATTGTCTTACCTTCCAGTAGATATCGTGGCCTTTTATGTTAAGCTCCGTTAGATAACTGACTGCTTCCATGGAACCCGTTTCATTCAGCTGAGCGGCCGTTTTGGATGTTATGTCGCGAAACTGGTTATTGCCGAGATCGCGCTCATGCCCACAACCTACCAGCAAAACCCTATCAGCAAGCGTCCCCGGCACGTTATGCAACAGGAGAGTCTGCCCAAGTCTACCTTCGATATCGCCTCGCCTTATAAGGTTTGATAAGAAGCCCTTGCTGGCAGTGTCAATTGCTTTCGCGGCTTGCGATAGGCGTCTGGGTTCAAACACACCCGCAACAACACATGCGGTGCGCTGCTTTTCTGGACTTCCACTTTTGACGGTGAATTCCATAGTAGCTTCAGCAGTCTAATTGGAGACAATCGTTGTATAAATCAGCAACATCTAACCGGTGGCAATGAATTTTGCCCGATTTGGGTACTTCTGTCATTTTTCTGTCAAGTGTATTCATTTACAGCGTAGGACGCAAAGCACGTCCTTGAGAGCGAGCAAGGGGTAGATCCAGTTGCTTATTCGAAGTTATATCTATCGCGAGATTTTCCGGTGGATGTTTACGATTACTATGCTGCTCGTCGTCATGTACGGCGGCATCCTATTCGCTAAGTATCTGGCAGACGTTGCGATGGGCGCGCTAGCAACTGCTCTCATTTATAAGATGCTCGCCTTTAAATTGATAGAAAAGCTTACCGTGCTGCTTCCCGTGTCGCTGTATGTTGCAGTCCTGATCGCCTTATCGTGTATGCGGCGCGATAGTGAGCTAATGGCGATTTTCGCCTCTGGACTCGGTCCGTCCTTTATTCTCGGGGCGGTGCTCCGCTTCGCCTTGGCATTTGCACTGGTTGTCGGGTTGATTTCATTCTACGCGGGCCCATGGGCAAGGTCGGAGTCCCTGCAACTTCGCGCACAGGCAATAAAGGAGTCTGATATCACGGGGATAGCCGCGGGGCGCTTCAAGGAATTTAGCAAGGGCAATGGCGTCGTTTATGTGGATCAGGTGTCCTCGGATGGCCGAGTCATGAGGGATGTGTTTTTGCAGGTACGTGAACGCGACAAGCTAGGGATTCTCACGGCTAAACAAGCGCAGCTGGAGACGGACGAGAGCAGCGGGGGTCGCTTTGTGGTATTTGAAGAGGGGCGCCACTACGAAAGGACGCCAGGACAACTCGATTATAAGGTGACTGATTATAAACGCTATGCAATGCTCATTGAGAGTGCAAGCGATGTAAGTACGGCTGTCAGCACTCGTGCGATACCAACGAGCGTGCTTTGGCACTATGATCAAGCCAAATATGCCGCTGAACTGCAATCGCGTGCCGCAAAAGTACTGGCCTGTATTTTATTGCCCCTGCTGGCTGCGTTGCTATCTCGTATGACACTCGGTCGTCGCCAGCACGCCGTTTTCATAATTGCAATCCTAATCTATGTTCTTTATATCAATCTGCTGGAGATATCCATTCATATGCTAAAGCGAGGGGAGCTGCCTACCTATATTGGTCTCTGGTGGGCACACGGGGCATTAGTTATCGTGATTGCGATCCTATACTACTTTCCTGTATTAAGGCGCTGGTGGAAAGGCGTTGGCGCGCGGCGGGTTTTCGCCTCAAAAGCATGAAGATCCTGGATCGCTATATTGGCCTGGCCGTGGTCCAGTCCACGCTTGTCATTCTAGCAGGGTTGCTTGCGTTATCTGCCTTCTTTCTATTGATCGATGAATTGAGACGAGCGGGCCAGGCAAACTACAGTGTTTTGCAGGCCGTTGAATTTACCCTCTTGAGTGTGCCCCAACATACCTATGAGCTGTTTCCGATTGCAGCCGTCGTTGGGAGTATGGTTGCGCTCAGCATTCTCGCAAGGAATGGCGAGCTTACTATAGTCCGAGGGGCCGGCGTGTCAGTTGCAGGTGTTCTTGTGTCGGTGATGAAGGCTGGATTGGTGTTGGCTGCACTGGTGATTGTTTTGGGCGAGTTCATCGCACCACCTGCTGCACAATATGCGCGTCATCTTCGTTCAGTGGCGTTGACCGAACAAATCTCATTGAAAGGAAAGCACGGCTATTGGACGCGCGATGGCCAAAGTTTTATTAATGTTAAGACAATCTTGCCAGGAGATAGGCTCAGGGGGATCTATATATATGAATTTGATGATGCGAACCGACTACGGGCAACCACAATTGCCAAGAGTGCGTACTACTCGGATGGACAATGGTTTCTCGAGGATTTGGAACAGACGTCCATTGGTGACGATGGCGTCAGCAAAAATAAAATAGATCGTGCTAAGTGGGAATCAGTGCTTACCCCCGATATGATCAATATGGTTATTCTTAAACCTAAACACCTTTCGGGGTGGGAACTGTTTGACTACATCCGCTACCTAAAAACAAACGCACAAGAGAGCGTTCGTTACGAGCAAGCGCTGTGGGGCAAAATAACGCATCCTATTGGCATTGGCGCGATGGTCCTGATTGCGGTTCCCATTGTGCTCGCCTCCTTGCAGGGGTTTGGGATGGCCCAGCGCGTATTTATCGCATCTCTAATCGGCATCGCCTTTTACATTGCCAATCAGTTGAGCGCACACCTCGGGGTTATATACAACGTTAACCTCGGGATCAGTGTGGCTATCCCGACGTTGATCATTATTGCTGTCACTTTAGTGCTGATGCGACGGGCGTAGGTCATTTTTTTTTCAAAGATAAAATATTCACTTATGACGACCAGCGTCAGTTGGCTCAGCACTGACCAGGACCGTGCCAGAAAGGCGATCGTGCCAGGCGAGCTTGTCGCGATCCCACACAGACCAGAGAAATCCTAAGCCGAGAAGCAGACAGGACCCGATTGCGCAGAGGAAGCGTAATGCTGCGCGCCGCCAGGATACTTTCTGACCGTCTTCCTGCTTAATGCGAATTCGCCACGTACGCATACCGAGTGTCTGTCCGTCCCGGGTCCAATGCCATCCGTAGTACAGGAAGCTAATGAGCAGCAGATACGCTGCATAGAACGCACTTCCGGGAGGAATTGCTTCACCATCGGTAAAGCGCAGTAAGGGGAGCGTTGCGACAAATAAAACGGAGAATAACAGCAAGGCGTCGTAAGAAATCGCCGCTAGGCGCCGCGCCAGCCCGACATACTGGTTAGATGATGTATTCGATTGCATCGAGGTGGTGAAGGTTGGCACTGGTGGGCGTATTAAACGCGCGTTGCCTCGCATAGACAATGTGGTCACCGAGAATTGGGCTTTGCTTTTGGCTACCGAGCGTTTGTAGCCTACGTGCATCCCCATCTGGCGCTGGCTGGGGTTGCAATGGGGGGTATCTGGGCTATCATTATGTTGCAGCGCAACAATCACGATCGCGGAAGGTATCGGCGCATTGTTGAACGGTCTCAGGATGGCCTAGGCAAGGCAAATATAACTACCTGAAAATTATGGTAAAATAATTGAAGTCCCTGCTACGATGGGTGAGGGGGGCTCGATCGCCCTGCGCGGATGCTTAGGATACGTTATACTCAACCTCAATTTAATCATTGTTGTTATTGATCTTAATAGAGTTAGCCATATGTACTATGGAGACAGCGCCGAACCCCACCAGGGAGATTCGTTGTCAGCCGTTTATCGGCCGAGATGCACCCTTTGTCCGGTTTCGGCTGACAGGCCCCAATCAAGCTGCTAGAGGTTACAAAGTGGGCAAAATATCGGGTTCATTCGTTATATAGGTCGTGCGCCCATGGTTTAACGGGTTAATAAGGAGGCGCCGGAGCGGCAGAGTGCCGTTGGTACCGTTAAGGAGTTTGCCCTGGGATCCCCGGCTATGCAGGAAAGCGGATGGATCGCATCAGATCAAGTAGTGTGTGAATGATGAATACGAGCCACAGGCACATGCAAGACATTTTCGAGCTTCCCTACCGTTTGGGACAGGGTTTGGTATGCCTTGTGGCGGTGCTGATTGCCACGCTGCCGCTCGCCGTCGGGGCGACGGATGAAGCGGGCTTCGATTGGACGAACCCCCCTGGACAACGCGTGAGCGTCGGATCCCATAAACTCCATATCCTCTGCAAGGGCCACGGGCGGCAGACGGTGGTGATTGACTCCGGTGTTGGTGGGTTCTCGCTGGAATGGACGCGTATCCAGAACGCGTTGGCGAAACACTATCAGGTCTGCACCTATGATCGCGCCGGTTACGGTTGGAGCGATCCTGGGCCGCTACCTCGCACGACCAAACAGATTGCAACGGAACTGTACACGCTATTGAAGAATGCCAATATCCGCGGTCCGTATATATTGGTTGGCCATTCCTTTGGCGGTTACAACATCCGCTATTTTGCGAGTAAACACCCGGCGGATGTTCAAGGCCTAGTCCTGATTGATTCGTCGCATCCCGACCAGGATGCACG
The Gammaproteobacteria bacterium genome window above contains:
- a CDS encoding valine--tRNA ligase is translated as MEKTYNPHAIEQRWYVEWEQRGYFAPRGDGPAYCIMLPPPNVTGSLHMGHAFQDTLMDVLIRYHRMKGDKTLWQSGTDHAGIATQMVVERQLAEKGETRHSLGREDFIEAVWQWKEAAGGNITQQLRRMGSSMDWSRERFTLDKEQSGDEGQLSRAVREVFVRLYDEGLIYRGKRLVNWDPVLHTAVSDLEVISTEEDGSLWYIHYPLADGEANLTVATTRPETMLGDVAVAVHPEDGRYRNMIGKEVSLPLTGRTIPVIADDHVDPKFGTGCVKVTPAHDHNDYQMWIRHKKALANQPLEGLVNIFKIDARLKDAASDDISFAQRAGFVEEGASTDSGGLSAVATYELIPKEYRGMDRYDARRQIIEDLKAQGLLERVETHRLMVPRGDRSHAVIEPYLTDQWFVQVGPLAKPAIEAVEKGNIRFVPESWAKTYFEWMRHIEDWCISRQIWWGHRIPAWYDAKGQVYVGHSEKEVREKGQIPDDVELRRDPDVLDTWFSSALWPFSTLGWPNDTPDLATFYPTSVLVTGFDIIFFWVARMMMMGLKFTGQVPFREVYIHGLIRDADAQKMSKSKGNILDPLDLIDGVDLESLVTKRTTSLMRPADAPRIEKITRAQFPNGIPAYGTDALRFTFASLATQGRDIRFDLGRIEGYRNFCNKLWNAARYVLLSRDGQMIDMGGDNEFGLAERWISSHLQQTTKQVIDAIESYRFDLAAQAIHEFTWDEYCDWYLELSKTILNDQESSDASKRGTWNTLVEVLEHLLRLSHPFMPFITEDIWQRIAPLVGIQDDTIMLRPYPAPDLDRLDQDALTEMNWIKAFILGVRQIRAELNIPPSKHLPVLIKDGTSKERTWLDSNRHYVHALAKIDSITPSNGESSGDVATALAGEMTLLIPLKDLIDRNAERNRLSREIAKLQKDLARSEEKLKNNAYLKRAPADIVQKERSRFNELGAAITKLEAQRARIEAL
- a CDS encoding leucyl aminopeptidase, with the protein product MEFTVKSGSPEKQRTACVVAGVFEPRRLSQAAKAIDTASKGFLSNLIRRGDIEGRLGQTLLLHNVPGTLADRVLLVGCGHERDLGNNQFRDITSKTAAQLNETGSMEAVSYLTELNIKGHDIYWKVRQSVEVSRNALYRFDELKSKKNSTRRPLRKIILSVPTRRALPIGDKAVAEGQAIANGVKLTKDLANLPGNICTPTFLAKQAKELQKVHKSIKIKVLDEAEMEQLGMGALLAVSRGSHEPAKLITLEYRGTSKDTKPVVLVGKGVTFDSGGISIKPAAQMDEMKFDMCGAASVLGTLATTAELNLPINVVGVIPATENMPNGNATKPGDIVTSLSGQTIEILNTDAEGRLILCDALTYCERFNPDVVIDIATLTGACVIALGKYATGLLSNHSPLANDLLNAGKTSNDRAWQLPLWEDYHQQLDSPFADIANVGGREAGTITAASFLSRFTKQFHWSHLDIAGTAWTGGKEKGATGRPVPLLAQYLLDRCN
- a CDS encoding RDD family protein translates to MPTFTTSMQSNTSSNQYVGLARRLAAISYDALLLFSVLFVATLPLLRFTDGEAIPPGSAFYAAYLLLISFLYYGWHWTRDGQTLGMRTWRIRIKQEDGQKVSWRRAALRFLCAIGSCLLLGLGFLWSVWDRDKLAWHDRLSGTVLVSAEPTDAGRHK
- a CDS encoding DNA polymerase III subunit chi: MARVDFYVLAHTTAEDRNRYACTLAEKAWHEGHRVYIHASSLAEAEAMDQLLWTFKDIAFLPHELVRGHEEQDVPILVGCGEHAPEAPDLMINLSHPVPAFVSRFSRIIELVDEHGAARERARDRYRFYREQGHTLHNHTIDSGHE
- the lptF gene encoding LPS export ABC transporter permease LptF; protein product: MLIRSYIYREIFRWMFTITMLLVVMYGGILFAKYLADVAMGALATALIYKMLAFKLIEKLTVLLPVSLYVAVLIALSCMRRDSELMAIFASGLGPSFILGAVLRFALAFALVVGLISFYAGPWARSESLQLRAQAIKESDITGIAAGRFKEFSKGNGVVYVDQVSSDGRVMRDVFLQVRERDKLGILTAKQAQLETDESSGGRFVVFEEGRHYERTPGQLDYKVTDYKRYAMLIESASDVSTAVSTRAIPTSVLWHYDQAKYAAELQSRAAKVLACILLPLLAALLSRMTLGRRQHAVFIIAILIYVLYINLLEISIHMLKRGELPTYIGLWWAHGALVIVIAILYYFPVLRRWWKGVGARRVFASKA
- a CDS encoding alpha/beta hydrolase; protein product: MQDIFELPYRLGQGLVCLVAVLIATLPLAVGATDEAGFDWTNPPGQRVSVGSHKLHILCKGHGRQTVVIDSGVGGFSLEWTRIQNALAKHYQVCTYDRAGYGWSDPGPLPRTTKQIATELYTLLKNANIRGPYILVGHSFGGYNIRYFASKHPADVQGLVLIDSSHPDQDARLPSRKTKKVGPPPRIVKVYDSYAPYTTRVWISRPVMPDNYPHEVRLQAFALMSTRKAGITQRLELESFKISASQVASAGPLPNVPLMVLTRGKRVWPTNYYGDLMEKVWTELQDELATLAPRSVHLVAEHSGHSIHLDEPGLVINAVSTIVDSTSVEYFAQNGP
- the lptG gene encoding LPS export ABC transporter permease LptG, coding for MKILDRYIGLAVVQSTLVILAGLLALSAFFLLIDELRRAGQANYSVLQAVEFTLLSVPQHTYELFPIAAVVGSMVALSILARNGELTIVRGAGVSVAGVLVSVMKAGLVLAALVIVLGEFIAPPAAQYARHLRSVALTEQISLKGKHGYWTRDGQSFINVKTILPGDRLRGIYIYEFDDANRLRATTIAKSAYYSDGQWFLEDLEQTSIGDDGVSKNKIDRAKWESVLTPDMINMVILKPKHLSGWELFDYIRYLKTNAQESVRYEQALWGKITHPIGIGAMVLIAVPIVLASLQGFGMAQRVFIASLIGIAFYIANQLSAHLGVIYNVNLGISVAIPTLIIIAVTLVLMRRA